From Chryseobacterium sp. H1D6B, a single genomic window includes:
- a CDS encoding NAD-dependent deacylase — MKKLTILSGAGISAESGIKTFRDGDGLWENHNVTDVASPEGWRKDRALVLEFYNQRRRQLHEVEPNEAHKLLADLEKYFDVQIITQNIDDLHERAGSTNILHIHGELFKSCSCSNKNLVYEQKEDINIGDKADDGAQLRPFIVWFGEDVPLYQTAKEMVKEADILVVIGTSLQVYPAAGLIHEIKDDCLLVVINPNETEFGYGKRAVVMKETATRGMKLLFDKLINMAG; from the coding sequence ATGAAAAAACTAACCATATTAAGCGGTGCAGGAATCAGTGCCGAAAGCGGAATAAAAACTTTCAGAGACGGAGACGGCCTTTGGGAGAATCATAATGTAACAGATGTAGCAAGCCCGGAAGGATGGAGAAAAGACAGAGCTTTGGTACTGGAATTTTATAACCAGAGACGCCGTCAGCTTCATGAAGTTGAACCTAACGAAGCCCACAAATTATTAGCAGACCTAGAAAAGTATTTCGATGTCCAGATCATTACACAAAATATAGATGATCTTCATGAACGAGCTGGATCTACAAATATTCTTCATATTCACGGAGAATTATTTAAATCCTGCTCATGCAGCAATAAAAATTTAGTGTACGAACAAAAAGAGGATATCAATATCGGAGATAAAGCAGATGACGGAGCTCAATTAAGACCTTTTATCGTCTGGTTCGGGGAAGATGTTCCATTGTATCAGACGGCAAAAGAAATGGTAAAAGAAGCAGACATTTTAGTGGTTATCGGAACTTCTCTGCAGGTGTATCCTGCTGCAGGATTGATTCATGAAATAAAAGATGATTGTTTATTGGTTGTAATTAATCCTAATGAAACAGAATTCGGCTACGGGAAAAGAGCTGTTGTGATGAAAGAAACGGCGACAAGAGGAATGAAGCTGCTGTTTGATAAACTTATAAATATGGCAGGATAA
- a CDS encoding O-acetyl-ADP-ribose deacetylase, which produces MKPVIEIIKADITKIKADAIVNAANSSLLGGGGVDGAIHRAGGKQILEECMQIRNKQGKCKTGGAVVTSAGNLPSKYVIHTVGPVWNGNEEKESKLLSDCYENSLKLAEGLDVKTIAFPNISTGIYRFPKDLAAEIAVQTVKDFKSKIIEKVIFVCFDEENEEIYKKLLEENQ; this is translated from the coding sequence ATGAAACCAGTCATTGAAATAATAAAAGCAGACATCACTAAAATAAAAGCCGATGCAATTGTCAACGCTGCAAACTCGTCCTTACTTGGAGGGGGTGGAGTTGACGGAGCCATCCATCGGGCTGGCGGAAAGCAGATCTTAGAGGAATGCATGCAGATCAGAAATAAGCAGGGAAAATGTAAAACGGGCGGGGCGGTGGTAACTTCGGCAGGTAATCTTCCTTCAAAATATGTCATTCATACAGTCGGGCCGGTTTGGAATGGAAATGAAGAAAAAGAATCAAAACTTTTATCAGATTGTTATGAAAATTCTTTAAAACTGGCAGAAGGCCTTGATGTAAAGACAATAGCTTTTCCTAATATAAGTACAGGAATATATAGATTTCCTAAAGACTTAGCGGCAGAAATTGCTGTTCAGACTGTAAAGGATTTTAAGTCTAAAATAATTGAGAAAGTTATTTTTGTATGTTTTGATGAAGAGAATGAAGAAATTTACAAGAAACTATTAGAAGAAAACCAATGA
- a CDS encoding DUF4291 domain-containing protein — MAQYDEGEIIVYQSYRKEIGEFAVKNQYFGAGFSLERMTWIKPNFLWMMYRNGWGIKEDQESVLAIHLKFEAFKKYLENAVYSSYHINLGISKGEWQTEIKNSSVRLQWDPDHDPFGNKMERKAIQIGLRNDFVKSFAKEDIILIEDISVFVKEQYQLILDNNLEDLLVPEERPLLFKDENLNKKLKLNETSH; from the coding sequence ATGGCACAGTATGATGAAGGAGAAATTATCGTTTATCAGTCTTACAGAAAAGAAATTGGTGAATTCGCTGTTAAAAATCAATATTTTGGAGCAGGATTCAGCTTGGAAAGAATGACTTGGATTAAGCCAAATTTTCTTTGGATGATGTATAGAAATGGATGGGGAATAAAAGAAGATCAAGAATCTGTTTTAGCAATCCATTTGAAATTTGAAGCTTTTAAAAAGTATTTAGAAAATGCAGTTTATTCTTCTTATCACATAAATCTAGGAATTTCAAAAGGCGAATGGCAGACTGAAATAAAAAATTCTTCTGTAAGACTTCAATGGGATCCGGATCACGATCCATTTGGAAATAAAATGGAAAGAAAAGCAATACAAATTGGATTGAGAAATGATTTTGTAAAGTCTTTTGCCAAAGAAGATATTATTTTAATTGAAGATATTTCAGTTTTTGTAAAAGAGCAGTATCAATTGATTTTAGATAATAATTTAGAAGACTTACTAGTTCCAGAGGAACGGCCATTATTATTTAAAGATGAAAATCTGAATAAAAAACTAAAATTAAATGAAACCAGTCATTGA
- a CDS encoding TIGR02452 family protein translates to MTNKGMAKDTLEILAKKYYINIQNEKVNLEHEIEVCKKETVLFTSEELLELTKNINSHADLETHIEIWNCSSLKAILKLAEEENNEKLMCLNFASAKNPGGGFMSGAEAQEESLARTSALYASQLEAENFYKTHRGLESCFYTDHMIYSPKVPVFRKDKGELLSKPVFCNFITSAAVNAGVVKRQEPNRTDEIFDAMDTRIDKMLALALKQGNQTLILGAWGCGVFRNDPKDIAQLFKKHLQGNYKNKFKKVVFAVLTKNYELLKLFEDIK, encoded by the coding sequence ATGACAAATAAAGGAATGGCAAAAGATACTTTGGAGATCTTGGCCAAGAAATATTATATAAATATTCAGAATGAAAAAGTGAATCTGGAGCATGAAATAGAAGTCTGTAAAAAAGAAACTGTTCTATTCACCTCTGAAGAACTTTTAGAATTAACTAAAAATATAAATTCTCATGCAGATTTAGAAACTCATATTGAAATCTGGAACTGCAGTTCTTTGAAGGCAATTTTAAAATTAGCCGAGGAAGAAAACAATGAAAAATTGATGTGCCTGAATTTTGCATCTGCAAAAAATCCAGGAGGAGGATTTATGAGTGGGGCTGAAGCTCAGGAAGAAAGTCTGGCGAGGACTTCAGCTTTATATGCGAGTCAGCTTGAAGCTGAAAACTTTTATAAGACCCACCGAGGATTAGAATCATGTTTCTATACGGACCATATGATTTACAGCCCAAAAGTGCCGGTTTTCAGAAAAGATAAAGGAGAATTATTATCTAAACCTGTATTTTGTAATTTTATTACTTCTGCAGCGGTAAATGCAGGTGTTGTCAAGCGACAGGAACCAAACAGAACGGATGAAATATTTGATGCAATGGATACAAGAATTGATAAAATGCTTGCGCTTGCTTTAAAACAAGGAAATCAAACCTTGATTTTAGGAGCTTGGGGATGTGGCGTTTTCAGGAATGATCCCAAAGATATTGCTCAGTTATTTAAGAAACATTTACAAGGAAATTATAAAAACAAATTTAAGAAAGTTGTTTTTGCTGTTCTCACTAAAAATTACGAACTGCTAAAATTATTTGAAGATATAAAATGA
- a CDS encoding ADP-ribosylation/crystallin J1 yields MKTKTFYRPVGEKEMILIIENEYKKFPPRLEWQPIFYPVLDEDYASEIAEKWNTRDESGNYLGFVTKFEVLEGETNKYPAQNVGARNHNELWIPSEDLETFNKAIVGKIEVLKAFIGEDFKRSENAEIENLLLKLKKNDDK; encoded by the coding sequence ATGAAAACAAAAACATTTTACAGACCAGTAGGAGAAAAGGAGATGATTTTAATAATCGAAAATGAGTATAAAAAGTTTCCTCCACGGTTAGAATGGCAGCCTATTTTTTATCCTGTTTTAGATGAAGATTATGCTTCAGAAATTGCTGAAAAATGGAATACAAGAGATGAGTCAGGAAATTATTTAGGCTTTGTAACAAAGTTTGAAGTTCTGGAAGGTGAAACGAATAAATATCCTGCTCAAAATGTAGGAGCAAGAAATCATAATGAATTATGGATTCCTTCAGAGGATTTAGAAACATTTAATAAAGCTATTGTTGGAAAAATAGAAGTTTTGAAAGCATTTATAGGGGAAGATTTTAAAAGATCTGAAAATGCAGAAATAGAAAACTTGCTATTAAAATTAAAAAAGAACGATGACAAATAA
- a CDS encoding NAD(+)/NADH kinase: protein MKIDYAIIIKNKTRLESLIERFNTKAQAQFYIESSGGDFQEYVKEHERFYLSFLEIQTKLSKVIKNKVVEREFVPSYIFSENNLIVVVGQDGLVANVAKYSKNIPIVAINPDVERYDGVLLPFNVQNFLNGINSVINESFSSKRMKFAEAVLNDGQRLLAVNDLFIGISSHSSARYKIMLDGKEETHSSSGIIVSTKTGSTGWLSSIFNMAYGILGSKEIKYPKLNEEDLYFAVREPFKSIKTETEICGGAIKKGNKLIIESLMPNNGFIFSDGIEQDFLQFNSGATVEIRLSDEEAVLVIN from the coding sequence ATGAAAATAGATTATGCCATCATCATCAAGAATAAAACGAGACTTGAATCTTTGATCGAGAGATTCAATACGAAAGCCCAGGCTCAGTTTTACATTGAAAGTTCCGGAGGAGATTTTCAGGAATATGTCAAGGAACATGAAAGATTTTATCTGTCTTTTCTTGAAATTCAGACCAAGCTTTCAAAAGTGATTAAAAATAAGGTGGTAGAGAGAGAATTTGTCCCTTCTTATATTTTCTCTGAAAATAACTTAATTGTCGTTGTTGGTCAGGACGGGTTGGTAGCGAATGTGGCTAAATATTCTAAAAATATTCCGATAGTAGCGATTAATCCTGACGTAGAAAGATATGACGGTGTGCTGCTCCCTTTTAATGTCCAAAATTTTTTAAATGGTATCAATTCCGTAATAAACGAAAGTTTTAGTTCAAAGAGAATGAAGTTTGCGGAAGCCGTTTTGAATGACGGACAAAGATTATTAGCAGTTAATGATCTCTTCATAGGAATCTCTTCCCATAGTTCAGCGAGATATAAAATTATGTTGGACGGAAAAGAGGAAACTCATTCTTCAAGCGGCATAATCGTTTCTACCAAAACAGGAAGTACAGGCTGGCTGAGTTCAATTTTTAATATGGCCTATGGAATTTTAGGTTCAAAAGAAATAAAATATCCCAAACTGAATGAAGAAGATTTGTATTTTGCAGTTAGAGAACCGTTTAAAAGCATTAAAACAGAAACGGAAATTTGTGGAGGGGCAATTAAAAAGGGGAATAAACTTATTATAGAATCTTTAATGCCGAATAACGGGTTTATTTTCAGTGACGGAATAGAGCAGGATTTTCTGCAGTTTAATAGTGGAGCGACTGTTGAGATCAGGCTTTCTGATGAAGAGGCGGTTTTGGTGATTAATTAG
- a CDS encoding SPFH domain-containing protein, protein MFGFRHIKFDSMTYVLHFKNGKIAREGRGLSFFYFTPNSSIAAIPMGSNDLPFIFNENTFDYQTVKIQGQISYKITDPKALSNTLDFTVNEAGVYKKNDIEKLNQRIINLAQTSTSSFIHELSLKDAIRSAKKIEGNILEGLKSSESVQTMGIEILGVNILAVQTTPEMARALETETREKLQQQADEAIYERRNFAVEQERKIKESELNTEIAVEEKQKQIEEKRMETEVQQEENKRILREMKIAADISVENQRKQLIGQKTDNDRKEAETQGYVLETSLKPYKEMDWRVLSALNGKQDARSNIALAFRELAENANKIGNLNISPDLLETLLIEK, encoded by the coding sequence ATGTTTGGTTTCAGACACATCAAATTCGATTCAATGACGTATGTTCTTCATTTTAAAAATGGAAAAATAGCGAGAGAAGGAAGAGGCTTGTCATTCTTTTATTTTACACCGAACAGTTCAATTGCTGCCATACCGATGGGAAGTAATGATCTGCCGTTTATTTTTAATGAAAATACATTCGATTATCAGACCGTAAAGATTCAAGGGCAGATAAGTTATAAGATTACAGATCCGAAAGCGCTTTCAAATACGCTGGATTTTACAGTGAATGAAGCCGGAGTATATAAAAAGAATGATATAGAGAAACTGAATCAAAGAATTATCAATCTTGCACAGACCTCTACGTCATCATTTATCCATGAATTGAGCTTAAAAGATGCCATCCGTTCTGCAAAAAAAATTGAAGGAAATATTTTGGAAGGGTTAAAATCTTCAGAATCTGTACAGACGATGGGAATTGAAATCCTAGGAGTGAATATTCTCGCAGTTCAGACCACTCCTGAAATGGCAAGAGCGCTGGAAACAGAAACCAGAGAAAAACTACAGCAGCAGGCCGATGAAGCCATCTATGAGAGAAGAAATTTTGCCGTGGAACAGGAAAGAAAGATCAAAGAATCTGAATTGAATACAGAAATTGCTGTTGAAGAAAAACAAAAACAGATCGAGGAAAAAAGAATGGAGACGGAAGTGCAGCAGGAAGAAAATAAAAGAATTTTAAGAGAGATGAAAATTGCAGCAGATATTTCTGTCGAGAACCAGAGAAAACAGCTGATCGGACAAAAAACAGACAACGACAGAAAAGAAGCAGAAACGCAGGGGTATGTATTGGAAACTTCTTTAAAACCTTACAAAGAGATGGACTGGAGGGTGCTGAGCGCTCTGAACGGAAAACAAGATGCAAGATCAAATATCGCTTTAGCTTTCAGAGAATTAGCTGAAAATGCAAACAAAATTGGAAATCTGAATATTAGTCCGGATCTGTTAGAAACACTGCTCATTGAAAAATAA
- a CDS encoding NUDIX domain-containing protein, with product MQDIKVAVDAVIFGYFDKKDLQILLIKRKIEPFKGGWALPGGLVLDNENLDDAVKRELYEEAGIKPDFLEQLYTFGNVGRDPRNRVVSIAYLGLVNPSYHDLFADSDAEDAQWFSVNKLPKLAFDHQSIIDTALKRLRTKILFQPIGFNLLNEEFPFSDLENLYKTIIGQEIDRRNFRKKIMSYGLLNETDKLKKEGSGRPGKLFTFNQEKYKELEEAGFYFEIKLA from the coding sequence ATGCAGGATATAAAAGTAGCGGTAGACGCTGTTATTTTCGGATACTTTGATAAAAAGGACCTTCAGATTCTTTTAATTAAAAGGAAGATAGAACCTTTCAAAGGGGGATGGGCACTGCCTGGAGGATTGGTTTTAGATAATGAGAATCTTGATGATGCTGTAAAAAGAGAACTGTATGAAGAAGCAGGCATAAAACCTGATTTTTTAGAACAGCTTTATACTTTCGGTAACGTAGGGAGAGATCCAAGGAATAGAGTGGTTTCTATAGCTTATTTAGGCCTTGTAAACCCGTCTTATCATGATCTTTTTGCAGATTCCGATGCAGAAGATGCGCAGTGGTTTAGTGTAAATAAACTTCCAAAGCTTGCTTTCGACCACCAAAGTATAATTGATACCGCATTAAAAAGACTCCGTACAAAGATCCTGTTTCAGCCTATAGGCTTCAATCTTCTTAATGAAGAATTCCCTTTTTCAGACCTTGAAAACCTTTATAAAACAATTATCGGGCAGGAAATTGACCGCAGGAACTTCCGTAAGAAGATTATGAGTTACGGACTTCTGAATGAAACCGACAAATTGAAAAAAGAAGGAAGCGGCCGGCCTGGTAAGCTTTTCACCTTTAATCAGGAAAAATATAAAGAGCTGGAAGAAGCCGGATTTTATTTCGAAATTAAATTAGCTTAA
- a CDS encoding HTTM domain-containing protein has product MNVFTPEWLITFPKIVSFFQSLGISEASTIVITKVSFVMLCLCIITGFYARTASFLLLLLQIALLKGSSFFVYGADFFTSMSLFYLILFPSDKNFSLRNFLFKRKNRNVNPTPTKRLFQIHISMAYFFSGLDKLLGFNWWNGESIWKAVHLPYSNRDLNIDFSWFAEHSYLLVIIGWSTIIIEICYPFFIWHKKTRRTWLMLTISMHLGISVVLNLYYFSAIMIIWNLTNFYFEEQRIRVRKDIAIPLNNGLETA; this is encoded by the coding sequence ATGAATGTTTTCACCCCGGAATGGCTCATTACATTTCCAAAAATTGTTAGTTTTTTTCAATCCCTTGGTATTTCTGAAGCATCAACGATTGTCATAACTAAAGTATCATTTGTTATGCTTTGTCTTTGTATTATCACTGGTTTTTATGCAAGAACAGCTTCTTTTTTATTACTCCTGCTGCAGATTGCACTGCTTAAAGGAAGTTCTTTTTTCGTGTATGGAGCTGATTTTTTTACCAGTATGTCTTTATTTTATCTGATTCTTTTCCCTTCTGATAAAAATTTTTCTCTCAGAAATTTCTTATTCAAAAGAAAAAATCGAAATGTAAATCCAACACCTACAAAAAGATTATTTCAGATACATATCAGCATGGCGTATTTTTTCTCTGGACTCGATAAACTCTTAGGTTTCAACTGGTGGAATGGAGAATCTATCTGGAAAGCTGTCCATCTTCCCTATTCAAACAGAGATCTGAACATTGATTTTTCGTGGTTTGCGGAGCATTCTTATCTACTGGTGATCATCGGCTGGTCAACGATTATTATAGAAATCTGTTATCCATTTTTTATATGGCATAAAAAAACCCGAAGAACCTGGCTTATGCTTACTATTTCAATGCATTTAGGGATTTCGGTGGTGCTTAATTTATACTACTTCTCAGCGATCATGATCATCTGGAACCTGACGAATTTTTACTTTGAAGAACAGCGCATACGTGTCAGAAAGGATATAGCTATTCCTTTAAATAATGGTTTAGAAACAGCTTAA